A region from the Pseudomonas promysalinigenes genome encodes:
- the rnk gene encoding nucleoside diphosphate kinase regulator, with amino-acid sequence MSTKPSLILTRLDVQRLERLIDSLDESTPGVLALQQELDRAGQVVGHEQVPAGVVTMNSRVHCQEQASGKDYHLTLVYPKDAGGEGKVSILAPIGCALLGLSVGEQIDWPAPGGKTLKLKLLEVEYQPEAAGDFEL; translated from the coding sequence ATGAGCACCAAGCCTTCCCTCATCCTCACCCGGCTGGACGTACAGCGTCTGGAGCGCCTGATCGACAGCCTCGACGAAAGCACGCCGGGGGTGCTTGCCTTGCAGCAAGAGCTGGACCGTGCCGGTCAGGTGGTCGGCCATGAGCAAGTGCCTGCTGGTGTGGTGACCATGAACTCGCGGGTGCATTGCCAGGAGCAAGCCAGCGGCAAGGACTACCACCTGACGCTGGTGTACCCCAAGGACGCGGGCGGTGAGGGCAAGGTTTCGATCCTGGCGCCGATCGGTTGTGCGCTGCTGGGCTTGTCGGTAGGCGAGCAGATCGACTGGCCGGCGCCAGGGGGCAAGACGTTGAAGCTCAAACTGCTCGAGGTCGAATACCAGCCAGAGGCCGCAGGCGATTTCGAGCTCTAA
- the cyaY gene encoding iron donor protein CyaY, translating into MSLSEARFHDLVDATQQALEDLFDESGLDLDMENSAGVLTVKFEGGAQLIFSRQEPLRQLWLADRSGGFHFDYDEESGKWVCEKSEELLGEMLERIVWERAGEKLDFDEI; encoded by the coding sequence ATGAGTTTGAGCGAAGCGCGTTTCCATGATCTGGTCGACGCCACCCAACAGGCCTTGGAAGACCTGTTCGACGAAAGCGGCCTGGACCTGGACATGGAAAATTCGGCCGGCGTGCTGACGGTCAAGTTCGAAGGGGGGGCGCAGTTGATCTTCAGTCGCCAGGAGCCGCTGCGTCAGCTGTGGTTGGCTGACCGCTCCGGAGGCTTTCACTTCGACTACGACGAAGAGAGCGGCAAGTGGGTGTGCGAGAAGAGCGAGGAGCTCTTGGGCGAGATGCTCGAGCGTATTGTCTGGGAGCGGGCCGGCGAAAAGCTGGACTTCGACGAGATCTGA
- a CDS encoding class I adenylate cyclase gives MSHPHEIRPDLDEGIDRKVLATLRARFLHINQCRLERAMEGLSSRQQLVLTLLPLLFHVNHPLLPGYVSGATPAGVAGYEPHAEQIADAQRLARSFAYKTRHGNPPRPIHGLFLMGSLGSLAQAEQSDMDLWVCHAPGLDEAQREELRRKCLLLETWAASQGAEAHFFLIDPQSFAQGQRDSQLSSDDCGTTQHYLLLDEFYRTAIWLAGRTPLWWLVPAYEEHNYQAYTQTLLSKRFIRNQDALDLGNLAHIPPREYVGAGLWQLYKAIDSPYKSLLKLLLTEAYASEHPNVRCLSLDYKQAVFANHLDLDELDPYVMVYRRIERYLQGRGETARLELVRRSLYLKVNKKLSSLDRSRSNGWQRQLLQRLTDEWGWDARQLAMLDSRSQWKVRQVAVERREVVAELNQSYRFLGRFAQSQGASSRAELRDLNVLGRRLYAAFERRAGKIEVINPGIAPDIAEDTLTLVQSPNRKEPGTYHWGLYNGNLAVHEWEHFNPIKRCRELLELLTWAHRNGVIDTTTRLALHPGDSDLSEFELFNLLSSLQQSIPLPLGSVSEEYLLQPSAANAVLLLVNVGVDPLRQHRDLNILMTTERTDSLSYAGVRENLVLTLDQITLNSWNEVLVQRYDGEHALLRCLQDFLNSLGQRNHRPHLQVRCFCHNRAQAISQRVEEIFDTAQLLLDQRLNHRYLLQVAQYIHVLELLPGQVSLATMADHEALLAHLGEVRSCYSPLYLDGNALQDYDLPLLLEQGRRNCIQVFYRLFDGWADLYVLDEYNALWQQRLPFSDESHLLLPLQRFLHSVVMRHDARLPLDSLQLATLEIQYAQLMPSGPGKARSVEPRPAPSVASGQPYYEVQAIVQAGAQGVMHVTLYCDQREFSELEHGALLYQAVARQILGQRRAAAQYRCYITDLDLSELLKDEQGSTSLYLHYKGQLEHALNRGLEQIQAAPVNSTH, from the coding sequence ATGAGCCACCCCCACGAAATCCGCCCTGACCTGGACGAAGGAATCGACCGCAAGGTGCTGGCGACATTGCGTGCGCGGTTTCTACACATCAACCAATGCCGGCTGGAGCGGGCAATGGAGGGGCTTTCGAGCCGCCAGCAGCTGGTCCTGACCCTGCTGCCGCTGTTGTTCCACGTCAACCACCCGCTATTGCCAGGCTACGTTTCTGGCGCCACCCCCGCAGGGGTTGCGGGGTACGAACCGCATGCCGAGCAAATCGCCGATGCGCAGCGCCTGGCACGCTCGTTCGCTTACAAGACCCGCCACGGCAACCCACCACGGCCAATTCATGGCCTATTTCTGATGGGCAGCTTGGGCTCGCTGGCTCAGGCCGAACAAAGCGACATGGATCTTTGGGTCTGCCATGCCCCTGGCCTGGACGAGGCCCAGCGCGAGGAGCTGCGGCGCAAATGCCTGCTGCTGGAAACTTGGGCAGCCAGCCAAGGCGCCGAAGCACATTTTTTTCTGATCGACCCCCAAAGCTTCGCCCAGGGCCAGCGTGACAGCCAGCTCAGCTCCGACGATTGCGGCACTACCCAGCACTATCTGTTACTCGATGAGTTCTATCGCACCGCCATCTGGCTAGCCGGGCGCACGCCGCTATGGTGGTTGGTGCCGGCCTATGAAGAGCACAACTACCAGGCTTACACGCAAACACTTTTGTCCAAGCGGTTCATTCGTAACCAGGACGCCCTCGACCTCGGCAACCTGGCGCATATTCCGCCCAGGGAATATGTCGGTGCCGGCCTGTGGCAGCTTTATAAAGCCATTGATTCGCCCTATAAATCGCTGCTCAAGCTGCTACTCACCGAAGCTTACGCCAGCGAGCACCCGAACGTGCGCTGCCTGAGCCTGGACTACAAGCAGGCGGTATTTGCCAATCACCTAGACCTTGACGAGCTCGACCCATACGTCATGGTGTACCGCCGAATAGAACGCTATCTGCAGGGCCGCGGCGAAACCGCACGTCTCGAACTGGTTCGGCGCAGCCTGTACCTGAAGGTCAATAAGAAGCTGAGCAGCCTGGACCGCAGCCGCAGTAACGGCTGGCAACGTCAACTGCTGCAACGCCTGACTGATGAATGGGGGTGGGACGCGCGCCAGTTAGCCATGCTCGACAGCCGCAGCCAGTGGAAGGTGCGTCAGGTCGCTGTCGAACGCCGGGAGGTGGTGGCAGAACTCAACCAGAGCTATCGCTTTCTCGGCCGATTCGCGCAAAGCCAGGGCGCCAGCAGCCGTGCCGAACTACGCGACCTCAATGTGCTGGGCCGGCGCCTGTACGCAGCGTTCGAGCGCCGGGCCGGCAAGATCGAAGTGATCAACCCTGGTATTGCTCCAGACATCGCCGAAGACACCCTGACCCTGGTGCAATCACCGAACCGCAAGGAACCTGGTACGTATCACTGGGGGCTGTACAACGGCAACCTGGCGGTGCACGAATGGGAGCATTTCAACCCGATCAAGCGTTGCCGCGAGCTGCTTGAACTGTTGACCTGGGCACACCGCAACGGGGTCATAGACACCACGACGCGGCTGGCCCTGCACCCCGGTGACAGCGACCTCAGCGAGTTCGAACTGTTCAACCTGCTCAGCAGCCTGCAGCAAAGCATTCCTCTGCCACTGGGTAGCGTCAGCGAAGAATATCTGCTGCAACCGAGCGCGGCGAACGCAGTCCTGCTGCTGGTGAATGTCGGCGTCGACCCGCTGCGCCAACACCGCGACCTGAACATCTTGATGACCACCGAGCGCACCGACTCGCTGAGCTATGCCGGTGTGCGCGAGAACCTGGTACTGACCCTGGACCAGATCACACTCAATAGCTGGAACGAGGTCCTGGTACAGCGTTACGACGGTGAGCACGCCCTGCTGCGTTGCCTGCAGGACTTTCTCAACAGCCTGGGCCAACGAAACCATCGCCCACATTTACAGGTGCGCTGCTTCTGCCACAACCGCGCCCAGGCCATCAGCCAGCGGGTGGAAGAGATTTTCGACACGGCGCAGCTGCTGCTCGACCAGCGCCTGAATCACCGCTACCTGCTGCAAGTGGCGCAATACATCCATGTACTGGAATTGCTGCCCGGCCAGGTCAGCCTGGCAACCATGGCCGACCATGAAGCCCTGCTGGCTCACCTGGGCGAAGTGCGCAGCTGCTACAGCCCCTTGTACCTTGATGGCAATGCCCTGCAGGACTACGACCTGCCCCTGCTGCTGGAGCAAGGCCGGCGCAATTGCATTCAGGTGTTTTATCGCCTGTTCGATGGCTGGGCCGACCTGTATGTGCTGGATGAGTACAACGCGTTGTGGCAACAGCGCCTGCCGTTCTCTGATGAAAGCCACCTGCTGCTGCCGTTGCAACGTTTTCTGCATTCTGTGGTGATGCGCCACGACGCGCGCTTGCCACTGGATAGCCTGCAACTGGCCACACTGGAAATTCAGTACGCGCAATTGATGCCTTCAGGTCCGGGCAAAGCACGTAGTGTCGAACCAAGGCCTGCGCCAAGCGTTGCCAGCGGCCAGCCTTATTACGAGGTGCAGGCCATCGTACAGGCAGGTGCACAGGGCGTAATGCACGTTACGTTGTATTGTGATCAGCGGGAGTTCTCCGAACTGGAGCATGGTGCCCTGCTCTACCAGGCAGTGGCCCGGCAGATCCTTGGGCAGCGCCGCGCAGCCGCGCAGTATCGCTGCTACATCACTGACCTGGACCTTTCCGAACTGCTGAAGGACGAGCAGGGCTCGACCAGCCTCTACCTGCATTACAAGGGTCAACTTGAGCATGCGCTCAACCGGGGACTGGAGCAGATCCAGGCTGCGCCCGTCAACTCAACCCACTGA
- a CDS encoding DUF1289 domain-containing protein, with protein sequence MASQARPPKPLYSNVSPAVPSPCISVCRLDEQRVCTGCHRHVEHIREWRSADDERRRQICREAQALRARA encoded by the coding sequence ATGGCAAGCCAGGCGCGGCCGCCCAAGCCGCTGTACAGCAATGTAAGTCCTGCGGTGCCTTCACCCTGCATCAGCGTGTGCAGGCTCGATGAGCAGCGGGTCTGCACCGGCTGCCACCGGCACGTCGAGCACATTCGTGAATGGCGTTCGGCCGACGACGAGCGCCGCCGGCAGATTTGCCGCGAGGCCCAGGCGCTGCGCGCACGGGCTTGA
- the argH gene encoding argininosuccinate lyase produces the protein MSTDKTNQSWGGRFSEPVDAFVARFTASVDFDKRLYRHDIMGSIAHASMLAQVGVLSDAERDTIIDGLKTIQGEIEAGSFDWRVDLEDVHMNIEARLTDRIGITGKKLHTGRSRNDQVATDIRLWLRDEIDLILAEITRLQQGLLEQAEREAETIMPGFTHLQTAQPVTFGHHLLAWFEMLSRDYERLVDCRKRTNRMPLGSAALAGTTYPINRELTCQLLGFEAVAGNSLDGVSDRDFAIEFCAAASVAMMHLSRFSEELVLWTSAQFQFIDLPDRFCTGSSIMPQKKNPDVPELVRGKSGRVFGALTGLLTLMKGQPLAYNKDNQEDKEPLFDAADTLRDSLRAFADMIPAIKPKHAIMREAALRGFSTATDLADYLVRRGLPFRDCHEIVGHAVKYGVDTGKDLAEMSLDELRQFSDQIEQDVFAVLTLEGSVNARDHIGGTAPAQVRAAVARGKALLASR, from the coding sequence ATGAGCACCGACAAGACCAATCAGTCCTGGGGCGGCCGCTTCAGTGAACCCGTCGACGCCTTCGTCGCCCGTTTCACCGCCTCGGTCGACTTCGACAAGCGCCTGTACCGCCACGACATCATGGGTTCGATCGCCCACGCCAGCATGCTGGCGCAGGTCGGCGTACTGAGCGATGCCGAACGCGACACCATCATCGATGGCCTGAAAACTATTCAGGGTGAAATCGAGGCCGGCAGTTTCGACTGGCGCGTCGACCTTGAAGACGTACACATGAACATCGAAGCGCGCCTGACCGACCGCATCGGTATCACCGGCAAGAAGCTGCACACAGGCCGCAGCCGCAACGACCAGGTGGCCACCGATATCCGTCTGTGGCTGCGTGACGAGATCGACCTGATCCTTGCCGAAATCACCCGCCTGCAGCAGGGCCTGCTGGAGCAGGCCGAGCGTGAAGCCGAAACCATCATGCCTGGGTTCACTCACCTGCAAACCGCCCAGCCGGTGACTTTCGGCCACCACCTGCTGGCCTGGTTCGAAATGCTCAGCCGCGACTACGAGCGCCTGGTGGACTGCCGCAAGCGCACCAACCGCATGCCTCTGGGCAGTGCCGCACTGGCCGGTACCACCTACCCGATCAACCGTGAGCTGACCTGCCAGCTGCTGGGCTTCGAAGCCGTGGCCGGCAACTCGCTGGACGGCGTTTCGGATCGTGACTTCGCCATTGAGTTCTGCGCTGCCGCCAGCGTGGCGATGATGCACCTGTCGCGCTTCTCCGAAGAGCTGGTGCTGTGGACCAGCGCCCAATTCCAGTTCATCGACCTGCCTGATCGCTTCTGCACCGGCAGCTCGATCATGCCGCAGAAAAAGAACCCCGACGTACCTGAACTGGTGCGCGGCAAGAGCGGCCGAGTGTTCGGCGCGCTGACCGGGCTGTTGACCCTGATGAAAGGCCAGCCACTGGCCTACAACAAAGACAACCAGGAAGACAAAGAGCCGCTGTTCGACGCTGCCGACACGCTGCGCGACTCGCTGCGCGCCTTCGCCGACATGATCCCGGCGATCAAGCCCAAGCACGCGATCATGCGCGAAGCGGCCCTGCGCGGCTTCTCGACCGCCACCGACCTGGCCGACTACCTGGTCCGACGTGGCCTGCCGTTCCGTGATTGCCACGAAATCGTCGGCCATGCCGTGAAGTATGGCGTGGACACCGGCAAAGACCTGGCCGAAATGAGCCTGGACGAGCTGCGCCAGTTCAGCGACCAGATCGAGCAGGATGTGTTCGCCGTGCTGACTCTGGAAGGCTCGGTGAACGCGCGTGACCACATCGGTGGTACCGCCCCGGCCCAGGTTCGCGCTGCGGTCGCGCGCGGCAAGGCGCTGCTGGCTTCGCGCTGA
- a CDS encoding LytR/AlgR family response regulator transcription factor produces the protein MNVLIVDDEPQARDRLTRMIAELEGYTVLEPSATNGEEALALIESLKPDVVLLDIGMPGLDGLQVAARLCERESPPSVVFCTGDDEYGAEAFKDSTLSNVTKPIQPQALRDALRKADKPNRAQLAALTRPGSEGGSPRSHISARTRKGIELIPLPQVIYFIADHKYVTLRHETGEVLLDEPLKALEDEFGERFVRIHRNALVARERIERLQRTPLGHFQLFLKGLDGDALTVSRRHVAGVRKMMQSL, from the coding sequence ATGAATGTCCTGATCGTTGATGATGAACCCCAAGCCCGTGACCGCCTCACACGCATGATCGCTGAACTGGAGGGGTACACCGTGCTGGAGCCCAGCGCCACGAATGGCGAAGAGGCCCTGGCGCTGATCGAAAGCCTCAAGCCGGATGTGGTGCTGCTGGACATCGGCATGCCAGGCCTGGATGGCCTGCAGGTCGCCGCTCGCCTCTGCGAGCGCGAGTCGCCCCCTTCGGTGGTGTTCTGCACCGGTGACGATGAATACGGCGCCGAGGCGTTCAAAGACAGCACCCTCAGCAACGTGACCAAGCCGATTCAGCCCCAGGCCCTGCGCGATGCACTGCGCAAGGCCGATAAACCCAACCGTGCCCAGTTGGCAGCACTGACTCGGCCTGGCAGCGAGGGTGGCAGCCCGCGCAGCCACATCAGTGCCCGCACGCGCAAAGGGATCGAGCTGATTCCATTGCCACAAGTCATTTATTTCATCGCCGATCACAAATACGTCACCTTGCGTCACGAAACCGGCGAGGTATTGCTGGATGAGCCGCTCAAGGCTTTGGAGGACGAATTCGGCGAACGTTTCGTGCGCATCCACCGTAATGCATTGGTAGCCCGTGAGCGCATCGAGCGCCTGCAACGCACACCCCTGGGGCATTTTCAGTTGTTCCTCAAGGGCTTGGACGGTGATGCGCTGACCGTTAGCCGTCGGCATGTGGCGGGCGTGCGCAAAATGATGCAGTCCCTTTGA
- a CDS encoding TIGR02647 family protein yields MSFTPELIAEMEVLALFNLDSNQEGIKIHANASPTLVAAAQRLYDKQVTDQPDGGYLTSLGHDAAESVHLLLNILKAPQPA; encoded by the coding sequence ATGTCCTTCACCCCCGAACTGATCGCCGAAATGGAAGTGCTCGCCCTGTTCAACCTGGACAGCAACCAAGAAGGGATCAAGATCCACGCAAACGCCTCCCCCACCCTGGTTGCCGCCGCGCAACGCCTGTATGACAAGCAGGTGACCGACCAGCCTGACGGTGGCTACCTTACAAGCCTTGGGCATGATGCGGCAGAAAGCGTGCATCTGCTGCTCAACATCCTCAAGGCACCGCAGCCGGCCTGA
- a CDS encoding uroporphyrinogen-III C-methyltransferase: MSETVLSNNDQPSAQEPAQPFTDKPVKRSGNGLAVLALLLGAAGLAAGGWGVWQVRHLQSSALNQGQHIETLDQRAVALQQREQQISAQLASLPAASELEDRRRLVAQLQGDQQRLSQRLETVLGESRKEWRLAEAEHLLRLATLRLSALQDITSAKALVEGADQILREQSDPGAFAAREELARSLATLNSTQQPDRTGLFLELAAQRDLVQQLSAQSPEFTSNANALGALSSDGDVASRLSQWWSEISKYFQIDFNADDNVRPLLAGQQLNQLRLALSLTLEQAQWAALNGEAKVYTQALDDARSVLLANFNADNPQSKAMLDSLNALADQPVSVVTPDLSESLAAVQAYIQRRHLPAEAQGGKP, translated from the coding sequence GTGAGCGAAACTGTCTTGTCCAACAATGATCAGCCGTCGGCGCAGGAGCCGGCGCAACCTTTCACCGACAAGCCCGTCAAGCGCTCTGGCAATGGTCTGGCCGTGCTAGCGCTGTTGCTGGGTGCCGCTGGGCTAGCCGCCGGTGGTTGGGGTGTCTGGCAAGTGCGCCACCTTCAAAGCAGCGCCCTGAACCAGGGCCAGCACATCGAAACGCTTGACCAGCGCGCCGTAGCGCTGCAGCAGCGCGAGCAGCAGATCAGCGCGCAGCTGGCGAGCCTGCCGGCAGCCAGCGAGCTGGAAGACCGTCGCCGTTTGGTAGCGCAACTGCAGGGCGATCAGCAACGTCTGAGCCAGCGCTTGGAAACCGTGCTGGGCGAAAGCCGCAAAGAGTGGCGTTTGGCCGAAGCTGAACATCTACTGCGCCTGGCGACCCTGCGCTTGTCGGCGCTGCAGGATATCACCAGCGCCAAAGCGCTGGTCGAAGGTGCCGACCAAATCCTGCGCGAACAGAGCGACCCGGGTGCATTTGCCGCTCGCGAGGAACTGGCGCGTAGCCTGGCTACGCTCAACAGCACCCAACAACCCGACCGCACTGGCCTGTTCCTCGAGCTTGCCGCCCAGCGCGACCTGGTGCAGCAACTGAGCGCCCAATCCCCGGAGTTCACCAGCAATGCCAACGCGCTCGGCGCGCTGAGCAGCGACGGCGATGTGGCTAGCCGCCTGTCCCAGTGGTGGTCGGAAATTTCCAAGTACTTCCAGATCGACTTCAATGCTGACGACAATGTGCGGCCGTTGCTGGCCGGGCAGCAGTTGAACCAGCTGCGACTGGCTTTAAGCCTGACCCTTGAGCAGGCCCAGTGGGCTGCCCTCAACGGCGAAGCCAAGGTCTATACCCAGGCTTTGGATGATGCGCGCAGCGTGCTGCTGGCCAACTTCAACGCAGACAATCCGCAAAGCAAGGCGATGCTCGACAGCCTCAACGCGTTGGCCGATCAGCCGGTATCGGTAGTCACCCCGGACCTGAGCGAAAGCCTGGCGGCGGTGCAGGCCTATATCCAGCGCCGCCATCTGCCTGCTGAGGCGCAAGGGGGCAAACCATGA
- the hemC gene encoding hydroxymethylbilane synthase produces MSTREIRIATRKSALALWQAEYVKARLEQAHPGLLVTLVPMVSRGDKLLDAPLAKIGGKGLFVKELENALLDNEADIAVHSMKDVPMDFPDGLGLYCICEREDPRDAFVSNKHASLAALPAGSIVGTSSLRRQAQLLARRPDLKIHFLRGNVNTRLAKLDAGEYDAIILAAAGLIRLGFEDRITASMGVDDSLPAGGQGAVGIECRSADSEIHQLLAPLHHADTADRVVAERALNKRLNGGCQVPIACYAVLEGDQLWLRGMVGQPSGGTLLMAEARAPREAAQSLGVQVAEDLLGQGAQAILEEVYGEAGHP; encoded by the coding sequence ATGTCCACTCGCGAAATCCGCATTGCCACCCGTAAAAGTGCCTTGGCCCTGTGGCAGGCCGAATACGTCAAAGCCCGCCTCGAGCAGGCCCACCCCGGGCTGCTGGTGACCCTGGTGCCGATGGTCAGCCGCGGCGACAAGCTGCTCGATGCACCGCTGGCGAAAATCGGCGGCAAGGGCCTTTTCGTCAAGGAGCTGGAAAACGCCCTGCTGGACAATGAAGCCGACATCGCGGTGCATTCGATGAAGGATGTGCCCATGGACTTCCCCGACGGCCTGGGGCTGTATTGCATCTGCGAGCGCGAAGACCCGCGCGATGCCTTCGTTTCGAACAAACATGCCAGCCTTGCGGCTTTGCCCGCCGGTAGCATCGTCGGCACTTCCAGCCTGCGCCGCCAGGCGCAGTTGCTGGCCCGTCGGCCGGACCTGAAAATCCACTTCCTGCGCGGTAACGTCAACACTCGCCTGGCCAAGCTCGATGCCGGAGAGTACGACGCCATCATCCTCGCGGCGGCAGGTCTGATACGCCTAGGTTTCGAAGACCGCATCACTGCCAGCATGGGCGTCGACGACAGCCTGCCAGCCGGCGGCCAGGGCGCAGTGGGTATCGAGTGCCGCAGCGCGGACAGCGAAATTCATCAATTGCTGGCGCCACTGCACCATGCAGATACCGCCGACCGCGTGGTCGCTGAGCGCGCCTTGAACAAACGCCTCAATGGCGGCTGTCAGGTGCCGATCGCCTGTTACGCAGTGCTTGAAGGTGACCAGCTGTGGCTGCGCGGCATGGTCGGCCAGCCCAGTGGCGGCACCCTGCTGATGGCCGAGGCCCGCGCGCCGCGCGAAGCTGCGCAAAGCCTGGGTGTGCAGGTTGCCGAAGATCTTCTGGGGCAGGGCGCGCAAGCCATCCTCGAAGAGGTCTACGGTGAGGCCGGGCATCCGTGA
- a CDS encoding glutathione S-transferase has product MLKLHGFSVSNYYNMVKLALLEKGVPFEEVTFYGGQAPHALDVSPRGKVPVLETEHGFISETSVILDYIEQTQPGKALLPSDPFSQAKVRELLKEIELYIELPARTCYAESFFGMAVEPLIKERARTELLAGFATLKRNGRFAPYVAGEQLTLADLMFCFSVDLACAVGKKVLGIDLLADFPQAKALLQLMGENPHMARIVADKEAAMPAFMEMIRSGKR; this is encoded by the coding sequence ATGCTCAAGCTTCACGGATTCTCGGTCAGCAACTACTACAACATGGTCAAGCTGGCCCTGCTGGAGAAAGGCGTGCCTTTTGAAGAGGTCACGTTCTACGGCGGGCAAGCGCCGCATGCGCTGGATGTCAGCCCGCGCGGCAAGGTGCCAGTGCTGGAAACCGAGCACGGCTTTATCAGCGAAACCAGCGTCATCCTCGACTACATCGAGCAGACCCAGCCAGGTAAAGCGCTGCTGCCAAGCGACCCGTTCAGCCAGGCCAAAGTGCGCGAGCTGCTAAAAGAAATCGAACTGTATATCGAGTTGCCAGCACGTACCTGCTATGCCGAGTCGTTCTTCGGCATGGCGGTGGAGCCGCTGATCAAGGAGCGTGCGCGCACCGAATTGCTGGCCGGGTTCGCCACCCTCAAGCGCAATGGTCGCTTCGCGCCTTACGTGGCGGGTGAACAGCTGACCCTGGCCGACCTGATGTTCTGCTTCTCGGTGGACCTTGCGTGCGCAGTGGGCAAGAAGGTACTGGGCATCGACCTGCTGGCGGACTTCCCCCAGGCCAAGGCGTTGCTGCAGCTGATGGGCGAGAACCCGCACATGGCACGGATCGTGGCGGATAAGGAGGCTGCGATGCCAGCCTTCATGGAAATGATCCGCAGCGGTAAACGCTGA
- a CDS encoding uroporphyrinogen-III synthase, with protein MSTWRLLLTRPEEDCAVLAQQLACAGVASSCLPLLAIEPVALADGPLRQLAGLAQYQAIIVVSKPAARLLLEQLQRAGRQAPVAAWFTVGQATAAVLQGAGLRVSFPTEGDDSEALLKLAALHQAISVPQARVLIVRGVGGRELLAERLAEQGASVDYLELYRRCLPEYPAGTLMRRIEAERLNGLVVSSGQGLEHLQQLAATDWPQLASLPLFVPSPRVAEQARAAGALKVVDCHGASATALLAAVQRSVAPASQGASN; from the coding sequence GTGAGCACCTGGCGCCTGCTGCTGACCCGGCCTGAAGAGGACTGCGCGGTACTGGCGCAGCAGCTGGCCTGCGCGGGTGTGGCCAGCAGTTGCTTGCCGTTGCTGGCCATCGAGCCCGTTGCCTTGGCAGACGGCCCCCTGCGCCAATTGGCCGGGCTGGCGCAGTACCAAGCCATCATTGTGGTCAGCAAGCCCGCTGCGCGCCTATTGCTTGAGCAGTTGCAGCGAGCTGGCCGGCAGGCGCCCGTGGCAGCCTGGTTTACCGTGGGGCAGGCCACGGCAGCCGTCTTGCAGGGCGCCGGGCTTCGGGTATCGTTCCCTACCGAAGGTGACGACAGCGAAGCATTGCTCAAGCTTGCGGCCTTGCACCAGGCCATCAGCGTGCCTCAGGCGCGTGTGCTGATCGTTCGAGGCGTGGGAGGTCGTGAACTGCTCGCCGAGCGTCTTGCAGAGCAAGGTGCTAGTGTCGATTATCTGGAACTGTATCGTCGCTGCCTGCCGGAGTACCCGGCCGGTACGCTGATGCGACGCATTGAAGCGGAACGCCTCAATGGCCTGGTGGTCAGCAGTGGGCAGGGTCTTGAACATCTGCAGCAGCTGGCCGCCACCGATTGGCCGCAGCTGGCCAGCCTGCCGTTGTTCGTGCCGAGCCCGCGGGTCGCGGAGCAGGCCCGGGCCGCTGGTGCCCTAAAGGTTGTGGATTGCCATGGCGCGAGCGCCACGGCTTTGCTGGCAGCGGTGCAGCGTAGTGTTGCACCTGCCTCTCAAGGCGCTTCGAACTAG